In Vibrio crassostreae, one DNA window encodes the following:
- a CDS encoding SPOR domain-containing protein — MKKFAIVTLPLLLAACVSDDYVTNVTSDSYQEEYKTAKVEAPVVSQSEQTGVVEENVVNVIRTEPVEQKVTQTTQAKPVAVVTGPTKKQQDMNQRFGYTVQVVAVGSQSKVDSFVKMLPTSSQPVWENYKMVNGTKWFTVLYGDYATRLDAKKAISTLPNTFQNLKPFVKSIDDIKNSEYPTLNKLN; from the coding sequence ATGAAAAAATTTGCAATTGTGACTTTGCCACTGCTCTTGGCTGCATGTGTATCTGACGACTACGTTACCAATGTCACTTCAGATAGTTATCAAGAAGAATACAAAACGGCCAAAGTTGAAGCTCCAGTTGTATCTCAATCTGAGCAAACAGGCGTTGTTGAAGAAAACGTTGTCAACGTGATCAGAACTGAACCTGTTGAACAGAAAGTCACTCAAACGACTCAAGCGAAGCCAGTTGCAGTAGTGACAGGCCCAACCAAGAAACAGCAAGACATGAATCAGCGTTTTGGTTACACAGTTCAAGTTGTTGCTGTTGGCAGCCAAAGTAAAGTCGATTCTTTCGTGAAAATGCTACCTACGAGTTCTCAACCAGTTTGGGAAAACTACAAAATGGTTAACGGTACCAAATGGTTCACCGTACTTTACGGTGACTACGCAACGCGCTTAGACGCTAAAAAGGCAATCTCAACACTGCCGAACACTTTCCAAAACTTGAAGCCGTTCGTTAAGAGCATTGATGACATCAAGAACTCTGAATACCCAACGCTTAACAAGTTGAACTAA
- a CDS encoding D-alanine--D-alanine ligase — protein sequence MNTTNILLLCGGGSSEHEVSLVSANYLFEQLNSVADFNVVRVEIKNEGWCLDSGELVYLDINDQTLRGDNLTSKVDFIVPCIHGFPGETGDIQSLFEMAKIPYLGCGSEASNNSFNKITSKLWYDALGIPNTPYLFLSDNNDQAHSQATQAYEKWGKVFVKAARQGSSVGCYQVNQVEDLSEAINKAFTFSDQVLVEKSVVPRELEVAAYEIDGELHISKPGEVIAPNGAFYSYEEKYSADSHSITEVEASNLTDEQRELIAESARKVFTQMKLRHLSRIDFFLTQDNEIYLNEVNTFPGMTPISMFPKMVEHDGHKFSQFLENCVRTSLS from the coding sequence ATGAACACCACAAACATACTTCTACTTTGCGGCGGTGGATCTTCAGAGCATGAAGTGTCTTTAGTTTCAGCCAATTACCTTTTCGAACAACTCAATAGCGTTGCAGATTTCAACGTTGTGAGAGTTGAAATTAAAAACGAAGGCTGGTGTCTTGATTCAGGTGAATTGGTTTATCTTGATATTAACGATCAAACCCTGCGCGGTGACAATTTAACATCTAAAGTCGATTTCATTGTTCCTTGCATCCACGGTTTCCCAGGTGAAACAGGTGATATTCAATCACTGTTTGAAATGGCTAAAATCCCGTACCTAGGTTGTGGTTCAGAAGCGAGTAACAACAGCTTTAACAAAATCACTTCAAAGCTATGGTACGACGCACTTGGCATTCCAAACACGCCGTACCTGTTCTTATCAGACAACAATGATCAAGCTCATTCACAAGCAACTCAAGCATATGAAAAGTGGGGTAAAGTGTTCGTGAAAGCGGCTCGTCAAGGTTCTTCTGTAGGTTGTTACCAAGTTAACCAAGTAGAAGATTTGAGCGAGGCTATCAACAAGGCGTTCACTTTCTCGGACCAAGTATTGGTTGAGAAATCAGTGGTGCCTAGAGAGCTAGAAGTTGCTGCTTATGAAATCGATGGCGAGCTACATATCAGCAAACCGGGCGAGGTGATTGCACCGAACGGCGCATTTTACTCTTACGAAGAGAAGTACAGTGCAGACAGTCACTCGATCACTGAAGTTGAAGCAAGCAACCTCACTGATGAGCAGCGTGAACTGATTGCAGAAAGCGCTCGAAAAGTGTTTACACAGATGAAGCTCCGCCATTTATCTCGTATCGACTTCTTCTTAACGCAAGACAACGAAATCTATCTGAACGAAGTCAACACCTTCCCAGGTATGACGCCAATCTCCATGTTCCCTAAAATGGTTGAGCATGACGGCCACAAATTCAGCCAGTTCTTAGAGAACTGCGTGAGAACAAGCCTTTCTTAG
- a CDS encoding tyrosine-type recombinase/integrase, with translation MRKKVPILTDSVIINSFVEKLNRHATIEIIDELTGFQYSHNSLLGIYSDWNRYHAFCTKHRINTLPASITAVRRFLETESNDRKYASLKRYTATLSMLHTVLSFANPIKHRQVRFTLLHLQSQMAGDAKQTNAMTSVHLTDLNTLLSHDKANLKEIRDIAIYNVMFECALKRSELKALSMTDVEYVEDHYQVTVKDSAYQLSQIASVALQRWLSFTGPKDDLPVFRAIDKHENIGLQPLDDSSIYRILRRASDLLQLPENHHFSGNSIRVGAAQELSKQGLKIREIQDFGRWLSPAMPAQYVGFTGAAESEKMKFKALIPWQ, from the coding sequence TTGAGAAAAAAAGTCCCTATTTTAACCGACTCTGTGATAATTAATTCATTTGTTGAAAAATTAAACAGGCACGCGACAATTGAAATTATAGATGAATTGACAGGATTTCAATACTCTCACAATTCACTGTTGGGTATCTACAGTGATTGGAATCGCTATCATGCGTTCTGTACCAAACATCGTATTAACACACTTCCCGCTTCTATAACCGCTGTGCGTCGATTTCTTGAGACGGAGTCCAACGATAGAAAATACGCATCCTTGAAACGTTACACTGCAACGCTTAGTATGTTACATACTGTGTTGAGCTTTGCTAACCCGATCAAGCATAGGCAAGTTCGCTTTACCCTGCTCCACTTACAATCTCAAATGGCCGGTGACGCCAAACAAACCAATGCTATGACATCTGTGCATCTCACTGATTTAAATACGTTACTCTCCCATGATAAAGCAAACTTGAAAGAGATCAGAGACATCGCTATTTATAACGTTATGTTCGAGTGTGCTTTAAAGCGCTCAGAACTTAAGGCGTTGTCGATGACCGATGTTGAGTACGTTGAAGATCATTACCAAGTAACAGTCAAAGATTCAGCTTATCAGTTATCACAAATAGCCAGTGTTGCACTTCAACGTTGGCTTTCGTTTACTGGACCAAAAGACGATTTGCCTGTGTTTCGTGCGATAGACAAGCATGAGAATATTGGTTTACAGCCTTTAGATGATTCGTCCATTTACCGAATATTGAGAAGAGCAAGCGACTTACTTCAACTTCCAGAAAACCACCATTTCTCTGGAAATTCGATTCGTGTTGGTGCCGCACAAGAGTTGTCGAAACAAGGTCTTAAGATTAGAGAGATTCAGGACTTTGGTCGCTGGCTTAGCCCTGCCATGCCAGCCCAATATGTGGGTTTCACGGGAGCGGCTGAGAGTGAGAAGATGAAGTTTAAGGCGCTAATACCTTGGCAATAA
- a CDS encoding DUF3319 domain-containing protein, which yields MANSIYRSVHLQSIDANNTVWRAKLKNNVIQGNLAAVKKSIDWWIETASIIDPKEFTSLNKSRGTGGSTENFNGYQIKNDTGEPNAWYCMFNGRLIKGGKIAIQRHIEAYLLAKQKAEQQKK from the coding sequence ATGGCTAATTCAATTTACCGAAGCGTCCATCTTCAATCGATAGATGCTAATAACACAGTTTGGCGTGCTAAATTAAAAAACAACGTTATTCAGGGCAACCTAGCTGCCGTAAAAAAGAGTATTGATTGGTGGATTGAAACCGCGTCTATTATTGATCCAAAAGAATTCACGTCATTAAATAAGTCGAGAGGAACTGGTGGCTCGACTGAAAACTTCAACGGCTACCAAATCAAGAATGACACCGGTGAGCCTAATGCGTGGTATTGCATGTTTAACGGTCGCTTAATCAAAGGCGGCAAGATTGCAATCCAGCGTCATATAGAAGCTTACTTACTCGCAAAACAAAAAGCAGAGCAACAAAAGAAGTAA
- the yciH gene encoding stress response translation initiation inhibitor YciH → MSLVYSTETGRIKPEEEKVQRPKGDGIVRIQKETKGRKGKGVSVVTGLDLDDAPLKLMAAELKKVCGCGGSVKDGNIEIQGDARDKIKAHLEKKGYKVKFAGG, encoded by the coding sequence ATGAGCCTAGTATATTCAACAGAAACAGGTCGTATTAAACCTGAAGAAGAGAAAGTCCAACGTCCTAAAGGCGATGGTATCGTTCGAATCCAAAAAGAAACCAAAGGCCGTAAAGGCAAAGGCGTTTCTGTCGTAACTGGCTTAGACCTAGATGACGCACCATTAAAACTAATGGCAGCAGAACTCAAAAAAGTGTGCGGCTGCGGCGGCTCAGTAAAAGATGGTAACATCGAAATTCAAGGAGATGCTCGTGACAAGATCAAAGCGCACCTTGAAAAGAAAGGCTACAAAGTTAAATTTGCTGGCGGTTAA
- a CDS encoding phage protein has product MLTPRFADLLNRYFDDIHEAAAYFYVQPITIKRWLSGAVPVNPLAEKLMNIHARGYLPLDHRWNGFRINVDRAILITPEDREFNPKELLSFAYWRDEHRQLVERHGKIESPKYYPAKEHPLPFRGGRRMPPKPWIPAKFK; this is encoded by the coding sequence ATGCTCACTCCCCGTTTTGCCGATCTATTGAATCGCTACTTCGACGATATTCATGAAGCCGCCGCGTATTTTTACGTGCAACCGATCACGATCAAGCGTTGGCTGTCTGGCGCGGTACCGGTCAATCCACTGGCCGAAAAATTGATGAACATTCACGCCCGTGGCTACTTACCGTTGGATCATCGTTGGAACGGATTTCGTATCAACGTCGACCGCGCCATTCTGATTACCCCCGAAGATCGCGAATTCAATCCCAAGGAATTGCTCAGTTTTGCGTACTGGCGTGACGAGCACCGGCAACTGGTTGAGCGCCACGGCAAAATTGAGTCCCCGAAATACTATCCAGCCAAGGAGCATCCCTTGCCATTTCGTGGTGGTCGACGTATGCCGCCCAAGCCCTGGATCCCGGCCAAATTCAAATAA